A stretch of the Bdellovibrio sp. 22V genome encodes the following:
- a CDS encoding Tex family protein yields MDQALQSYLARIVPTVPAKSAQAVIELAAEGATVPFIARYRKEKTGNLDEVQIRGVIEGFETYNEIVKRKAFLIKEIGEQNNLTAEIQKRIELSWDLGELEEIYKPFKKKKKTKATIAREAGLEPLANWIWEMGHGLIKDDQTMEMKAKNFLNPAAKIQTYEEALKGAQDIIVEKIANDADLRAMVAKNYNEKGRVIAKAAKGFKPNSKYDMYKEFEEPVKNLMDAKNNHRYLAMRRGWQEEELSVDVKGDDEDILKSYEKFATSTPDNAIGDYLKQCARLALNVYVLPSVVNEVHRVLKEKADQDAITVFAENVRKLLLASPYGPKCVLGVDPGLRTGCKVALIDKSGAFISHTVLYTLGDDAEKKAKALFGDVLKQIQIEAIAVGNGTAGRETESFLRKVLKDLGKNIPVVMVSESGASVYSASEVAREEFPDLDVTVKGAISIARRLQDPLAELVKVDPKSIGVGQYQHDVNQSQLKKSLEAVVESCVNNVGVDVNTASAALLSHVAGIGPALAKGIVEARKKALFTDRAELLKVPKFSAKVFEQAAGFLRIPNGKQVLDSTGIHPERYQAVLDMAKDINASVSEIIGEGAKKLLAQRTKWAQLVGEFTFDDIVKELEKPGRDPRDPFKVFQFRDDIMEVKDLQEGMICPGIVTNVTNFGAFVDIGVHQDGLVHISALSHKFVDDPRKVVNPGDHVTVKVLKVDTVKNQISLTMKMDDAPEASAPRGEKRADQRGGGPRPSGGNRPHGGGGRDQRPSGPPAKPANPFNNPFAALMNVPTNKK; encoded by the coding sequence ATGGATCAGGCTCTTCAGAGTTATTTGGCTCGTATTGTCCCAACAGTTCCCGCAAAATCAGCACAAGCTGTGATTGAACTTGCGGCCGAAGGTGCGACAGTTCCTTTCATCGCTCGTTACCGTAAAGAGAAAACCGGCAATTTGGACGAAGTTCAAATTCGCGGCGTTATCGAAGGTTTCGAAACTTACAACGAAATCGTGAAGCGTAAAGCTTTCTTGATCAAAGAGATCGGGGAGCAAAACAACCTCACGGCCGAAATCCAAAAGCGTATTGAGCTTTCTTGGGATTTGGGCGAGTTGGAAGAAATCTACAAGCCATTCAAGAAAAAGAAAAAAACCAAAGCGACGATTGCGCGCGAAGCGGGTCTCGAACCTTTGGCAAATTGGATTTGGGAAATGGGCCATGGTTTGATCAAAGACGATCAGACAATGGAGATGAAGGCGAAAAACTTCCTCAACCCTGCAGCGAAAATCCAAACATACGAAGAAGCGCTTAAAGGCGCTCAAGACATCATCGTCGAGAAAATCGCCAATGATGCCGATCTTCGTGCGATGGTTGCGAAAAACTACAATGAAAAAGGTCGCGTGATTGCGAAGGCAGCCAAGGGCTTTAAACCAAATTCCAAGTACGACATGTACAAAGAGTTTGAAGAGCCTGTTAAAAATCTCATGGACGCGAAAAACAATCACCGCTACTTGGCGATGCGACGTGGCTGGCAAGAAGAAGAATTGTCTGTTGACGTTAAAGGCGACGATGAAGACATCTTGAAGTCTTACGAAAAATTCGCAACTTCGACTCCAGACAATGCGATTGGCGATTACTTGAAACAATGTGCTCGTTTGGCTTTGAACGTTTACGTTCTTCCGTCTGTTGTGAACGAAGTGCACCGTGTATTGAAGGAAAAAGCTGATCAAGACGCGATCACAGTTTTTGCTGAGAACGTGCGTAAGCTTTTGTTGGCTTCTCCTTACGGACCAAAATGCGTTTTGGGTGTCGACCCTGGTTTGCGAACGGGTTGTAAAGTCGCTTTGATCGATAAATCAGGCGCTTTCATTTCCCACACAGTTCTTTACACTTTGGGTGACGATGCCGAGAAAAAAGCGAAAGCTTTGTTCGGTGACGTTTTGAAACAAATCCAGATCGAAGCGATCGCTGTCGGTAATGGAACTGCGGGCCGCGAGACTGAGTCTTTCTTGCGTAAAGTTTTGAAAGATCTTGGCAAGAACATTCCAGTTGTGATGGTTTCTGAGTCCGGCGCTTCCGTTTACTCGGCGTCTGAAGTGGCTCGTGAAGAGTTCCCGGATCTTGATGTGACTGTGAAAGGTGCGATCTCGATCGCGCGTCGTTTGCAAGACCCATTGGCGGAGCTTGTGAAGGTCGATCCTAAATCTATCGGCGTTGGACAATACCAACACGACGTGAACCAGTCTCAATTGAAAAAATCCTTGGAAGCAGTGGTTGAATCTTGCGTGAATAACGTGGGTGTTGACGTGAATACAGCTTCTGCGGCGTTGTTGTCACACGTAGCTGGTATCGGTCCTGCCCTTGCGAAAGGGATCGTGGAAGCTCGTAAGAAAGCCTTGTTCACAGATCGCGCGGAGCTTTTGAAAGTTCCTAAGTTCTCTGCCAAAGTTTTCGAACAGGCAGCGGGTTTCTTGAGAATTCCAAACGGGAAACAAGTTTTGGATTCAACGGGCATCCATCCAGAGCGCTACCAAGCAGTTTTGGATATGGCGAAAGATATCAACGCGTCCGTTTCTGAAATCATCGGTGAAGGCGCGAAGAAACTTTTGGCGCAAAGAACGAAGTGGGCTCAACTTGTCGGTGAATTTACATTCGACGACATCGTGAAAGAACTTGAAAAACCAGGTCGCGATCCGCGTGATCCGTTCAAGGTTTTCCAATTCCGCGATGACATCATGGAAGTCAAAGACCTTCAAGAAGGTATGATCTGCCCTGGTATCGTTACGAACGTCACTAATTTCGGTGCGTTCGTGGATATCGGCGTTCACCAAGACGGTCTTGTGCACATTTCCGCTTTGTCTCACAAGTTCGTGGATGATCCTCGTAAAGTTGTTAACCCGGGCGATCACGTCACTGTGAAAGTTCTTAAAGTAGACACAGTGAAAAATCAGATCTCTTTGACTATGAAGATGGATGACGCTCCCGAAGCGTCGGCTCCTCGTGGTGAGAAGCGCGCTGATCAACGTGGTGGTGGTCCAAGACCTTCTGGCGGCAACCGTCCTCACGGCGGTGGCGGACGTGATCAACGTCCTTCAGGTCCTCCAGCGAAACCTGCAAATCCGTTTAACAATCCGTTTGCGGCTTTGATGAACGTTCCAACTAATAAGAAGTAA
- the infA gene encoding translation initiation factor IF-1, with protein sequence MAKDDLVQIDGKVIDALAGGLYKIELENKAIINAKLCGKMRRFNIRVVVGDRVSVGVSPYDPTHGLIMFRHK encoded by the coding sequence ATGGCAAAAGACGATTTAGTACAAATTGACGGAAAAGTGATCGACGCCCTTGCTGGGGGTCTTTACAAGATCGAACTCGAAAATAAGGCGATCATTAACGCAAAACTTTGCGGAAAAATGAGACGTTTTAATATTCGTGTGGTTGTGGGCGACCGTGTGAGCGTAGGGGTTTCTCCTTACGATCCTACTCATGGTCTGATCATGTTCCGTCACAAATAA
- the lpxD gene encoding UDP-3-O-(3-hydroxymyristoyl)glucosamine N-acyltransferase: MITAEVIKDLNSSDLSFVSGALQSVATKVLPPDSCDKESLVFVSKPEQLEQALKAQAPIIVAHKALQTPSDSRSTFFSTGSIQLSMAAILPLFDGKMNRFNQETKIHPSAFIHESAHLGKNVSVGPFVVIGEHAKIGEGATIGAHTVIECYAEVGDHSILHPQVFIGAHCTLGSHCEIHPHTTIGADGFSFAMTREGTHKKIPQIGRVVIGNNVELGANCAVDRAALTETKIGNGTKMDNFCHIAHNVVIGENCVMAAGFKIAGSSTIGNNCMFGGDAAVSDHVHITDRVVVAGRSGVTNDILQSGQYGGYPLEPLRDALKTLANKTQLTRMRKDLARVIKHLGLKEE; this comes from the coding sequence ATGATTACAGCTGAAGTTATTAAAGATCTTAACTCGTCCGATCTCTCTTTCGTGTCCGGTGCTCTGCAATCTGTGGCGACGAAGGTTCTGCCGCCCGATTCCTGCGACAAAGAAAGTTTGGTTTTTGTCTCAAAGCCCGAGCAATTGGAACAAGCCCTCAAGGCGCAAGCTCCTATTATTGTCGCGCATAAGGCACTGCAAACTCCCTCCGACAGCAGATCGACTTTCTTTAGCACAGGCTCAATCCAACTGAGCATGGCCGCCATCCTGCCACTTTTTGACGGCAAGATGAATCGCTTCAATCAAGAAACAAAGATTCACCCGTCTGCCTTCATCCATGAAAGCGCGCACCTTGGCAAGAATGTCAGCGTAGGACCTTTCGTCGTGATTGGTGAGCACGCAAAAATCGGCGAGGGCGCGACCATCGGAGCCCACACCGTCATCGAATGTTACGCGGAAGTAGGCGATCATTCGATCCTGCACCCGCAAGTTTTCATCGGAGCTCATTGCACTTTAGGCTCTCACTGTGAAATTCACCCGCACACGACTATCGGCGCGGACGGTTTTTCTTTTGCGATGACTCGTGAGGGAACTCACAAAAAGATTCCGCAAATCGGTCGCGTGGTGATTGGCAACAACGTCGAGCTTGGCGCTAACTGCGCCGTCGACAGAGCCGCCTTGACGGAAACTAAAATCGGCAACGGAACGAAGATGGACAACTTCTGCCACATCGCTCACAACGTTGTTATCGGCGAAAACTGCGTGATGGCGGCCGGATTTAAAATCGCGGGCTCAAGCACGATTGGCAACAATTGTATGTTCGGTGGAGATGCCGCAGTTTCAGACCACGTTCACATCACAGATCGCGTTGTTGTTGCGGGACGCTCCGGTGTCACCAACGACATCCTACAATCGGGCCAATACGGCGGCTATCCATTGGAGCCTCTGCGCGACGCCCTCAAAACTTTAGCTAATAAAACACAACTCACTCGCATGAGAAAAGACCTGGCTCGCGTCATTAAGCACTTGGGCCTTAAAGAAGAATAG
- a CDS encoding DUF481 domain-containing protein — protein MKKRAAFILGLLLSSSAFAQEIIPTETRPFAAELEGGIIHIRGNAEVENYSVRGVASYLQEKNRYSLYGRYIQSQDDGVESSRNWSTGLRYDFELTNRWGIFAGYKYEGDRFAGFFQRDSTDIGLRYYFIRNDDTSWAGEVGYRYSHVFYILEPSSYDSLVRLYTAYLQNTENRNVAWGIWLEYLPIVSSDTNWQANGEAFVTMMFNQVFALKISYLAMFQDSPAETVERMEKTFQTTLLARF, from the coding sequence ATGAAAAAGAGAGCTGCATTCATTCTTGGATTGTTGTTGTCGAGTTCCGCTTTTGCTCAAGAAATTATTCCGACGGAAACCCGTCCTTTCGCGGCGGAACTCGAGGGCGGGATCATTCATATTCGTGGCAATGCCGAAGTTGAAAACTACTCCGTGCGGGGAGTCGCCTCGTATCTTCAGGAAAAAAATCGCTACTCGCTCTATGGTCGCTACATTCAGTCTCAAGATGACGGAGTGGAGAGTTCCAGAAATTGGTCGACGGGACTCAGGTATGACTTCGAACTGACAAATCGCTGGGGTATTTTCGCAGGATACAAATATGAAGGCGATCGGTTTGCCGGCTTCTTTCAGAGAGACTCGACCGATATAGGCTTGCGATATTATTTTATCAGAAATGACGACACAAGCTGGGCCGGTGAAGTGGGGTATCGGTATTCTCACGTGTTTTATATTTTGGAGCCGTCGAGTTATGACAGTCTTGTTCGCTTGTACACGGCGTATTTGCAAAATACTGAAAATCGGAATGTCGCGTGGGGAATCTGGCTTGAGTATCTACCGATTGTAAGTTCAGACACGAATTGGCAGGCGAACGGAGAAGCCTTTGTCACGATGATGTTCAATCAGGTTTTTGCGCTGAAGATTTCTTATTTAGCCATGTTTCAAGACTCGCCCGCCGAAACTGTCGAGCGGATGGAAAAGACTTTTCAAACGACTCTTCTAGCGCGCTTCTAA
- a CDS encoding DUF5615 family PIN-like protein, whose product MEPRFLVDENLLGLLRRLRIMGVDSVSLMSSSDQEILLYATQEGRIILTQDRLFYQSIPEGKAFLVRSDIPKSQLVEVLKAFPLAGKNPLTRCLECNGVLRLIEKTAVKNIVDENTFRLFDTFYECSSCHKIYWEGSHYDKLRKEVANINAARHL is encoded by the coding sequence ATGGAGCCGCGATTTCTGGTCGATGAAAATCTATTAGGCTTGTTGAGGCGTCTAAGGATCATGGGAGTTGATTCCGTCTCGCTCATGTCATCGAGCGACCAGGAAATTCTTCTATATGCGACTCAAGAGGGTCGCATCATATTAACTCAAGACCGATTGTTTTATCAGAGTATACCGGAAGGAAAAGCATTTCTGGTGCGCTCGGATATTCCGAAGAGTCAGTTGGTCGAAGTGCTCAAGGCATTTCCGCTGGCGGGAAAAAATCCTCTGACACGATGTTTAGAGTGCAATGGAGTGCTTCGACTGATTGAAAAAACCGCCGTTAAAAACATTGTCGACGAAAATACGTTTCGTTTGTTTGACACGTTTTACGAGTGTTCCTCTTGCCACAAGATATATTGGGAAGGCTCGCACTATGACAAACTTCGCAAAGAAGTGGCGAATATCAATGCCGCTCGCCATTTGTGA
- a CDS encoding THUMP domain-containing protein encodes MPQFFASAPRGLVEALEQEIKDLGLKVTDRYIGGVFFESNWEGCYKANLHSRLASRILKPVLDFTAYQPEELYNQILRHDFTKYIKPTQTISIDASITDSKMRDQRFVAMKVKDAIVDQFREKFGVRPDVDNENPSLRIHVRAIKNQFNVAVDTSGDSLFKRGYRKEVGEAPLKENLAAGLIKLSEWDQQTPIVDFMCGSGTFLIEAAMMAMNIAPGINRKKFGFQNWLTYEEDTWEKVVQEAMDAEKEELPFKFYGYDIDRRVLINAKENAKRAGVDDVIEFRKEAVSTVEPPVEKGLIIVNPPYGARIGDEDNLRDVYRDLGFTLKHRFKGWDAWILSGNKELIADLKLKSTRKHFVFNGNIECRFLKYSMF; translated from the coding sequence ATGCCTCAGTTTTTTGCCTCCGCGCCTCGCGGCCTCGTCGAAGCCCTAGAACAAGAAATCAAAGATCTCGGACTCAAAGTAACCGATCGTTATATCGGTGGAGTATTCTTTGAGAGCAATTGGGAAGGTTGTTATAAAGCCAATCTTCACTCGCGCTTGGCCAGCCGTATTTTGAAACCTGTTTTGGATTTCACGGCGTATCAGCCTGAAGAGCTGTACAATCAAATTCTTCGTCACGACTTCACTAAATATATTAAACCGACTCAAACGATTTCGATTGATGCGAGCATCACGGATTCAAAAATGCGTGATCAACGTTTTGTTGCGATGAAAGTGAAAGACGCTATCGTCGATCAATTCCGCGAAAAATTTGGTGTACGTCCTGACGTTGATAACGAAAATCCTTCTTTGCGCATCCATGTTCGCGCGATCAAAAATCAATTCAATGTTGCCGTGGATACTTCTGGCGATAGCTTGTTTAAGCGCGGTTATCGTAAAGAAGTGGGCGAAGCTCCGTTGAAAGAAAACTTGGCAGCGGGTTTGATCAAGCTTTCTGAGTGGGATCAGCAAACGCCGATCGTGGATTTTATGTGTGGTTCTGGAACGTTCTTGATTGAAGCCGCGATGATGGCGATGAATATCGCTCCTGGTATCAACAGAAAGAAATTCGGTTTCCAAAACTGGCTGACTTACGAGGAAGATACTTGGGAAAAAGTCGTTCAAGAAGCGATGGATGCGGAAAAAGAAGAGCTTCCATTTAAGTTCTATGGCTACGATATCGACCGCCGCGTTCTTATCAACGCCAAAGAAAATGCGAAACGTGCCGGCGTGGACGACGTCATTGAATTCAGAAAAGAAGCCGTATCGACTGTAGAGCCTCCTGTGGAAAAAGGCCTTATCATCGTGAATCCTCCTTACGGAGCGCGTATCGGTGATGAAGATAATCTCCGTGACGTGTATCGCGATCTTGGTTTCACTTTGAAGCACAGATTCAAAGGTTGGGATGCATGGATTCTTTCCGGCAACAAAGAGCTGATCGCGGATTTGAAATTGAAATCGACTCGTAAGCACTTTGTGTTCAACGGCAATATCGAATGTCGTTTCCTAAAGTATAGTATGTTTTAG
- a CDS encoding electron transfer flavoprotein-ubiquinone oxidoreductase: MSVYNELPEGVTRETMDVDVLIVGGGAAGLSAALHLQNQIQKHNEDVSAGRKQGEQIPDQMIVVLEKASEIGAHSFSGAVLNPKALGELIPNFKEEGCPLDSEVKKDAVYYLGSDFSFKLPITPPPFHNEGNYIISLSKFNRWLATKCEEKGINIFPGFAAVEALYEGDKIVGVRTGDKGRDKNGKPKANFEPGLILKSKVVIFAEGTRGSLFRQVEKKLDLRAGKNPEVFEEGVKEVIQMPPGTVEAGQVIHTLGFPLSKSIGGTFIYTLPGDKIIVGLVAYLDTNDPLLDPHRELQKLKTHPFLQSMLKGGKVVAYGGKTLPAGGWYSMPKLYGDGFMVCGDSASMVDVQKLKGIHLAMKSGMQAAETVMEGLMKGGDFTEATTKSYEQKVHGSYIKDDLYRVRNFHQTLSKGMFASMPLIALQEITGGRGLHDFMKIEHIDADTTEKVVDVWGPYGLDHEDNKLPKPDGELFFDKLSSVYLTGTMHDEDSPNHLILKDGDICRTVCEPQYKSPCNHFCPANVYEMVPSTKEPGKKDLQINYTNCIHCKTCDIKCPFENIEWTVPEGGGGPQYRET, encoded by the coding sequence ATGTCAGTTTATAACGAACTACCAGAAGGTGTAACACGCGAAACGATGGACGTAGACGTTCTTATCGTGGGCGGTGGTGCTGCCGGTCTTTCCGCAGCTCTTCATTTGCAAAATCAAATTCAAAAACACAACGAAGACGTTTCTGCAGGTCGCAAGCAGGGCGAACAAATTCCTGATCAAATGATCGTTGTTCTGGAAAAAGCTTCTGAGATCGGCGCGCACAGCTTTTCAGGAGCCGTGTTAAATCCAAAAGCATTGGGCGAGCTTATCCCTAACTTCAAAGAAGAGGGCTGCCCTCTGGATTCTGAAGTGAAGAAAGACGCCGTTTACTATTTGGGTTCTGATTTCTCTTTCAAACTTCCTATTACGCCTCCTCCGTTTCACAACGAAGGCAACTATATCATCTCTTTGAGCAAGTTTAACCGCTGGTTGGCGACGAAGTGTGAAGAGAAGGGAATCAATATCTTCCCGGGTTTTGCCGCTGTCGAAGCCTTGTATGAAGGCGACAAAATTGTTGGCGTACGCACGGGCGATAAGGGCCGTGATAAAAACGGAAAGCCTAAGGCGAACTTTGAGCCTGGTTTGATTTTGAAATCAAAAGTGGTGATCTTTGCGGAAGGAACACGCGGCTCTCTTTTCCGACAAGTAGAAAAGAAATTAGATCTTCGCGCGGGCAAAAACCCTGAGGTTTTTGAAGAAGGCGTGAAGGAAGTGATCCAAATGCCTCCGGGCACCGTGGAAGCGGGCCAAGTGATTCACACTTTGGGTTTCCCTCTTTCTAAGTCTATCGGTGGAACTTTCATCTATACTCTTCCGGGTGACAAAATCATCGTGGGTCTTGTGGCTTACCTTGATACGAACGATCCCTTGTTGGATCCACACCGTGAATTGCAGAAGTTGAAAACTCATCCGTTCTTGCAAAGCATGTTGAAGGGCGGAAAAGTTGTCGCTTATGGAGGAAAAACTCTTCCTGCCGGCGGTTGGTATTCTATGCCGAAGCTTTACGGCGATGGTTTCATGGTTTGTGGTGACTCTGCCAGCATGGTCGACGTGCAAAAACTTAAGGGTATCCACTTGGCGATGAAGTCAGGCATGCAAGCTGCTGAAACTGTGATGGAAGGCCTTATGAAAGGCGGGGACTTCACAGAGGCGACAACGAAGTCTTATGAGCAAAAGGTTCATGGCTCTTACATCAAGGATGACTTGTACCGCGTTCGTAACTTCCACCAAACTTTGAGCAAAGGTATGTTTGCCTCTATGCCGTTGATCGCTTTGCAAGAGATCACTGGCGGTCGCGGTCTTCATGATTTCATGAAAATCGAACATATCGACGCCGATACAACGGAAAAGGTGGTCGACGTTTGGGGGCCTTATGGTTTGGACCATGAAGACAACAAATTGCCGAAACCTGACGGGGAGCTCTTCTTTGATAAGCTTTCCAGCGTGTATTTGACCGGGACAATGCATGACGAGGATTCTCCGAACCATTTGATCCTAAAGGACGGGGATATCTGCCGTACGGTATGTGAGCCTCAGTACAAATCACCATGTAATCATTTCTGCCCGGCCAACGTATACGAGATGGTACCGTCTACAAAAGAACCAGGTAAGAAGGACTTACAAATCAATTATACGAACTGTATTCACTGTAAAACTTGTGATATTAAGTGCCCATTCGAAAACATCGAGTGGACCGTTCCTGAAGGGGGCGGTGGACCACAGTATCGCGAAACATAG
- a CDS encoding carbon-nitrogen hydrolase family protein — translation MSTELVVAAVQMTSIDDVDANLMQIESLLERAFQNAKPRFVSFPENCLYLRLVEGEKIQGFSLEHSAFSHLAKLAQQYDTYLHLGSVPLLLEGHLYNSSVLVTPKGEVKPTYQKLHLFDIQLEGQKPIRESDVFRHGQKPSIIDIDGWKIGEAICYDVRFAELFSQYARKEVDLILLPAAFLVKTGEAHWEILLRARAIESQAYLIAAAQGGTHLGARGGTRETYGHSLIIDPWGTVVGQVEKRDPGVAITKLTRERIEGVRRQIPMKFHRRLPVL, via the coding sequence ATGAGCACGGAGTTGGTGGTCGCAGCAGTGCAAATGACATCTATTGATGATGTTGACGCCAACTTGATGCAGATTGAAAGTCTGCTCGAAAGAGCTTTCCAAAATGCGAAGCCTCGCTTCGTAAGTTTTCCGGAAAATTGTTTGTATCTACGTCTTGTCGAGGGTGAAAAAATCCAAGGATTTTCTCTCGAGCATTCTGCTTTTTCTCATTTAGCAAAACTCGCTCAGCAGTATGACACATATTTGCACTTGGGTTCGGTTCCCTTGTTGCTCGAAGGACATTTGTATAATTCGTCGGTGCTTGTGACTCCCAAAGGGGAGGTGAAGCCGACGTATCAAAAGCTGCACCTTTTCGACATTCAGCTTGAAGGCCAAAAGCCTATTCGTGAATCCGATGTTTTCCGTCACGGTCAGAAACCCAGCATCATCGACATTGATGGTTGGAAGATCGGCGAGGCGATCTGTTATGACGTGCGTTTTGCAGAGCTCTTTTCGCAATATGCGCGCAAAGAAGTGGATCTTATTCTTCTTCCCGCGGCTTTCCTTGTGAAAACAGGGGAGGCGCACTGGGAAATTTTATTAAGAGCCCGTGCTATTGAAAGTCAGGCTTATCTTATTGCGGCAGCCCAAGGTGGCACGCATCTGGGAGCGCGTGGCGGCACGCGAGAAACCTACGGCCATTCCCTGATTATCGACCCTTGGGGCACTGTTGTTGGCCAGGTCGAGAAGCGTGATCCGGGTGTGGCTATCACGAAACTCACGCGCGAACGGATCGAAGGCGTGCGTCGCCAGATTCCTATGAAATTTCATCGTCGTCTGCCGGTTCTTTGA